A stretch of Dietzia lutea DNA encodes these proteins:
- a CDS encoding phosphotransferase family protein, whose translation MSPRDGMSDDDAALRRRVPGTGAVRDEDAFDVEAVAAWLRSVTPDDPDVLAGVDLGDDDEPVLPEVRQYTGGASNLTYLLRYPGADLVLRRPPAGTKARGAHDMRREYRVQSALRPVYPLVTRMVGFCDDHSVIGSDFYVMERMAGTILRKNLPRDLRLDRVTTRRLSESAVDALADLHSVDVAAAGLDDLDRGEGYVRRQVEGWSARYRRARTPDVPDFAPVMKWLHANQPEDVGHCLVHNDFRFDNLVLDPDDVTRVIGVLDWEMATVGDPLMDLGGALAYWVQDDDGPLFKAFRRQPTNAPGMLTRRQVVERYARRAGLDITDEQWRFYEVFGLFRLAVIAQQINHRYYHGQTTNPAFRAFRPGVAFLEQRCLRLIRTGDGRLSPTRIFPKDVIGELLGVPRVALPLLAGGVHDARGKVAGVLGGLPVVGGLARGAGGER comes from the coding sequence GTGAGCCCGCGCGACGGTATGTCCGACGACGACGCCGCCCTGCGCCGCCGGGTCCCCGGCACCGGCGCGGTGCGCGACGAGGACGCTTTCGACGTGGAGGCCGTCGCCGCGTGGTTGCGGTCGGTCACCCCTGACGACCCGGACGTGCTCGCCGGCGTGGACCTGGGCGACGACGACGAGCCGGTCCTCCCGGAGGTCCGCCAGTACACCGGTGGCGCGTCGAACCTCACCTACCTGCTGCGCTACCCCGGCGCGGACCTGGTCCTGCGCCGCCCCCCGGCGGGGACCAAGGCCCGCGGCGCGCACGACATGAGGCGCGAGTACCGCGTCCAGTCGGCGCTGCGGCCGGTCTACCCGCTGGTGACGCGCATGGTCGGGTTCTGCGACGACCACTCGGTCATCGGCTCGGACTTCTACGTCATGGAACGCATGGCGGGCACGATCCTGCGCAAGAACCTGCCCCGCGACCTGCGCCTGGACCGGGTCACGACCCGGCGCCTGAGCGAGTCGGCCGTGGACGCGCTGGCCGACCTGCACTCGGTGGACGTCGCCGCCGCCGGCCTGGACGACCTCGACCGCGGCGAGGGCTACGTGCGCCGCCAGGTCGAGGGCTGGTCCGCCCGCTACCGCCGCGCCCGCACCCCGGACGTCCCGGACTTCGCGCCGGTCATGAAGTGGCTGCACGCGAACCAGCCCGAGGACGTCGGCCACTGCCTCGTCCACAACGACTTCCGGTTCGACAACCTCGTCCTGGACCCCGACGACGTCACCCGGGTGATCGGCGTCCTGGACTGGGAGATGGCCACCGTCGGCGACCCGCTCATGGACCTGGGCGGCGCGCTGGCCTACTGGGTCCAGGACGACGACGGCCCGCTGTTCAAGGCCTTCCGCCGGCAGCCCACGAACGCGCCGGGGATGCTCACCCGGCGGCAGGTCGTCGAGCGGTACGCGCGCCGCGCCGGGCTGGACATCACCGACGAGCAGTGGCGCTTCTACGAGGTGTTCGGCCTCTTCCGGCTCGCGGTGATCGCCCAGCAGATCAACCACCGCTACTACCACGGGCAGACCACCAACCCGGCCTTCCGCGCGTTCCGCCCCGGCGTGGCGTTCCTCGAGCAGCGCTGCCTGCGCCTCATCCGCACCGGCGACGGGCGCCTGTCACCCACGCGGATCTTCCCGAAGGACGTGATCGGAGAGCTGCTCGGCGTGCCCCGGGTGGCGCTGCCGCTGCTCGCCGGCGGCGTCCACGACGCCCGCGGCAAGGTGGCCGGCGTCCTCGGCGGGCTCCCCGTCGTCGGTGGTCTGGCCCGCGGCGCGGGCGGTGAGCGCTGA
- a CDS encoding SPFH domain-containing protein — translation MGGLIFLAVIVVLIVSVVVSSVKLIPQAEAAVIERLGRYQRTVSGQLTLIVPFIDRVRAKVDLRERVVTFPPQSMITEDNLTLSIDTVVYFQVTDPKSAVYEINNYIIAVEQLATTTLRNVVGGLTLEQTLTSRDMINKQLRGVLDSETGRWGLRVARVELRSIDPPPSIQDSMEKQMRADREKRATILTAEGQREAAITTAQGAKQAAILDAEGNKQAAILAAEADRQSRMLRAQGERAARYLVAEGQAAAIARVNAAVKASKPTPEMLAYQYVQNLPEMAKGDAATMWMIPSQFGDSLETFAKAVAKKDEDGVFRYEPSDVDTDADLPSAPDEWFDTRTDPEIARSVAAAEAAAKGATSVMDEEPRREKPKPGVFDMVPESEGGAAPDAPAGQETQAIDGPRGTAPGQPGFDQGGQGYDQSHSQDPDQRWGQGQQGGYPVDGGDQPSR, via the coding sequence ATGGGTGGCTTGATCTTCCTGGCCGTCATCGTCGTCCTGATCGTCTCGGTGGTGGTGAGCTCGGTCAAGCTCATCCCCCAGGCCGAGGCCGCGGTCATCGAGCGGCTCGGCCGCTACCAGCGCACCGTGAGTGGTCAGCTCACGCTCATCGTCCCGTTCATCGACCGTGTGCGCGCCAAGGTCGACCTGCGTGAGCGGGTCGTGACCTTTCCGCCGCAGTCGATGATCACCGAGGACAACCTCACGCTGAGCATCGACACGGTCGTCTACTTCCAGGTCACCGACCCCAAGTCGGCCGTGTACGAGATCAACAACTACATCATCGCCGTCGAGCAGCTCGCCACCACCACCCTGCGCAACGTGGTGGGCGGCCTCACGCTGGAGCAGACGCTCACCAGCCGCGACATGATCAACAAGCAGCTGCGTGGCGTGCTGGACTCGGAGACCGGCCGCTGGGGACTGCGCGTCGCCCGGGTCGAGCTGCGCTCGATCGATCCGCCGCCCTCCATCCAGGACTCGATGGAGAAGCAGATGCGCGCGGACCGCGAGAAGCGCGCCACCATCCTCACCGCCGAGGGGCAGCGTGAGGCCGCCATCACCACCGCGCAGGGCGCCAAGCAGGCCGCGATCCTCGACGCCGAGGGCAACAAGCAGGCGGCGATCCTCGCGGCCGAGGCGGACCGGCAGTCGCGGATGCTGCGCGCGCAGGGTGAGCGGGCCGCCCGCTACCTGGTGGCCGAGGGCCAGGCCGCGGCGATCGCGCGGGTCAACGCCGCCGTCAAGGCCTCCAAGCCGACGCCGGAGATGCTGGCCTACCAGTACGTGCAGAACCTGCCCGAGATGGCCAAGGGCGACGCGGCCACCATGTGGATGATCCCGTCGCAGTTCGGCGACTCCCTGGAGACCTTCGCCAAGGCCGTCGCCAAGAAGGACGAAGACGGGGTCTTCCGCTACGAGCCGTCGGACGTCGACACCGACGCGGATCTGCCCTCGGCGCCCGACGAGTGGTTCGACACCCGGACTGATCCGGAGATCGCCCGCTCCGTGGCCGCCGCGGAAGCCGCGGCCAAGGGCGCCACCTCCGTCATGGACGAGGAACCCCGGCGGGAGAAGCCCAAGCCGGGCGTGTTCGACATGGTCCCCGAGTCCGAGGGCGGCGCCGCCCCCGACGCCCCTGCAGGCCAGGAGACCCAGGCGATCGACGGCCCTCGGGGCACCGCGCCCGGTCAGCCCGGCTTCGACCAGGGCGGGCAGGGCTACGACCAGAGCCACTCGCAGGATCCCGACCAGCGGTGGGGCCAGGGCCAGCAGGGCGGCTATCCGGTCGACGGCGGCGATCAGCCTTCGCGATAG
- a CDS encoding histidine phosphatase family protein, with product MGAIHLVRHGQASFGSGDYDRLSETGHLQARLAGEDMAARGLRPDVIVHGGMRRQRETAEGLLEGLRAHGDVDCPVEVDERWAEYDADAVLEAARVAGLSAEHGTLDSAGSSDEAKQAFQRELDAALGHWSGLEAFARYSADAEAALADAAARSGSGRTTLVVSSAGTISLAVAALLADPEGVVGLWTRLQRVTVNTGTARVVVGRGGMTCIAVNEHQHLERAAGPDDPRRLITLR from the coding sequence ATGGGCGCCATCCACCTCGTCCGCCACGGCCAGGCCTCGTTCGGCAGCGGCGACTACGACAGGCTCTCCGAGACCGGCCACCTGCAGGCGCGCCTGGCCGGCGAGGACATGGCGGCCCGCGGCCTGCGGCCCGATGTCATCGTCCACGGTGGCATGCGGCGCCAGCGCGAGACCGCGGAGGGCCTGCTCGAGGGCCTGCGCGCGCACGGCGACGTCGACTGCCCCGTCGAGGTCGACGAACGGTGGGCGGAGTACGACGCCGACGCCGTCCTCGAGGCCGCGCGGGTGGCCGGCCTGTCCGCCGAGCACGGCACCCTCGACTCGGCGGGCTCTTCCGACGAGGCCAAGCAGGCCTTCCAGCGCGAGCTCGACGCGGCGCTGGGCCACTGGTCGGGGCTCGAGGCGTTCGCCCGGTACAGCGCCGACGCCGAGGCCGCCCTCGCCGACGCCGCCGCCCGGTCCGGCAGCGGCAGGACGACCCTCGTCGTGTCCTCGGCCGGCACCATCTCGCTGGCCGTGGCGGCCCTGCTGGCCGACCCGGAGGGCGTCGTCGGGTTGTGGACCCGCCTGCAGCGTGTGACGGTGAACACCGGCACGGCCCGTGTCGTGGTGGGTCGGGGCGGGATGACCTGCATCGCGGTCAACGAGCACCAGCACCTCGAACGGGCGGCCGGACCGGATGACCCGCGTCGCCTGATCACCCTCCGGTGA
- a CDS encoding acyl-CoA dehydrogenase family protein — translation MDFSPSPRAAELTAAVREFIDAHIAPVESDIHADIARRRLSGQDPWAVDPRVGELQALAREQGLWNLFLPAGHEGPYAERYGTRGGTGLSNTDYAPVAEEMGRSFLAPLVFNCNAPDTGNMEVLLKYGSQEQKDRWLDPLLAGEIRSAFLMTEPAVASSDASNMAATARIEGDEVVLDGRKWWSTGVGHPDCRVGIFMGVSDPDAHRYLRHSMVLVPMDAPGVTVERMLTAQGVHDEPLGHGEVTLTGVRLPVTNIIAGPGRAAEIAQGRLGPGRIHHCMRLIGLAEMALDLACRRASERVAFGKPIVNLGGNRERLAGARIAIDQARLLVQHAAWKLDTEGQAAVEVSAIKAAVPKMAQEVIDMSLQLHGGGGMSDDFPLAGAYATARSLRLADGPDEVHLAVVARAMLAPYRDAAAARTTADAGADR, via the coding sequence ATGGACTTCTCCCCGTCGCCGCGCGCCGCCGAGCTCACCGCCGCGGTCCGCGAGTTCATCGACGCCCACATCGCCCCGGTCGAGTCGGACATCCACGCGGACATCGCCCGCCGTCGCCTGTCCGGGCAGGACCCGTGGGCGGTGGACCCGCGGGTCGGGGAGCTGCAGGCGCTCGCGCGCGAGCAGGGGCTGTGGAACCTCTTCCTGCCGGCCGGCCACGAGGGCCCCTACGCGGAGCGCTACGGCACCCGCGGCGGCACGGGGTTGTCCAACACGGACTACGCGCCGGTCGCCGAGGAGATGGGTCGGTCGTTCCTCGCCCCGCTGGTGTTCAACTGCAACGCCCCGGACACCGGGAACATGGAGGTCCTGCTCAAGTACGGCTCGCAGGAGCAGAAGGACCGCTGGCTGGACCCGCTGCTGGCCGGGGAGATCCGCAGCGCGTTCCTCATGACCGAGCCCGCCGTGGCCTCCTCGGACGCTTCGAACATGGCGGCCACGGCGCGCATCGAGGGCGACGAGGTGGTGCTCGACGGCCGCAAGTGGTGGTCCACGGGCGTCGGACACCCCGACTGCAGGGTCGGCATCTTCATGGGCGTGTCCGACCCGGACGCGCACCGCTACCTGCGGCACTCGATGGTGCTCGTCCCCATGGACGCCCCCGGCGTGACGGTGGAGCGGATGCTCACCGCGCAGGGTGTCCACGACGAGCCGCTCGGCCACGGCGAGGTCACGCTCACCGGCGTCCGGCTGCCGGTCACCAACATCATCGCCGGCCCCGGGCGGGCGGCCGAGATCGCGCAGGGCCGCCTGGGCCCGGGGCGCATCCACCACTGCATGCGGCTGATCGGCCTGGCGGAGATGGCGCTGGACCTGGCCTGCCGCCGCGCCTCCGAGCGCGTGGCGTTCGGTAAGCCGATCGTCAACCTCGGCGGCAACCGCGAGCGCCTGGCCGGGGCCCGCATCGCGATCGACCAGGCCCGCCTGCTCGTCCAGCACGCCGCCTGGAAGCTCGACACCGAGGGGCAGGCCGCGGTCGAGGTCAGCGCGATCAAGGCCGCGGTCCCGAAGATGGCGCAGGAGGTCATCGACATGTCGCTGCAGCTGCACGGCGGCGGCGGGATGAGCGACGACTTCCCGCTGGCCGGGGCGTACGCCACCGCGCGGTCGTTGCGACTGGCCGACGGCCCGGACGAGGTCCACCTCGCCGTCGTCGCCCGCGCCATGCTCGCCCCCTACCGCGACGCCGCCGCGGCCCGGACCACCGCCGACGCCGGGGCCGACCGGTGA
- a CDS encoding lipocalin family protein gives MSITARTHVPADRTRRSGSRLRGLVTALAVAPLLAAGLGAAPAAGAQDLTDGGRLGGGSSQLLPDGVALGSLGGPELTQVESVDLERYAGEWFQVAAIPQPYTLQCTNDTRAEYAVTAPGTVSVRNSCGSAISSDSVIEGEAKVRDTATNASLRVNFPMVPFQDEAGPVNYRITYLADDYSLAIVGDPTRSSGFVLSREPALDAGQWATVRDVVEDRGWWSCAFLTVPMAGGRGDAAPLCLLP, from the coding sequence ATGAGCATCACCGCCCGCACCCACGTCCCCGCCGACCGCACCCGCCGCTCCGGCTCCCGCCTCCGCGGGCTCGTGACCGCGCTGGCCGTGGCCCCGCTGCTCGCCGCGGGCCTCGGCGCGGCCCCGGCGGCGGGCGCCCAGGACCTCACCGACGGCGGCCGCCTCGGCGGCGGGTCCTCGCAGCTGCTTCCCGACGGCGTGGCCCTCGGATCGCTCGGCGGCCCCGAGCTCACCCAGGTCGAGTCGGTCGACCTCGAGCGCTACGCGGGGGAGTGGTTCCAGGTCGCCGCGATCCCGCAGCCGTACACCCTGCAGTGCACCAACGACACCCGAGCCGAGTACGCGGTCACCGCGCCCGGCACGGTCTCGGTCCGCAACAGCTGCGGCTCGGCGATCAGCTCGGACTCGGTGATCGAGGGCGAGGCGAAGGTCCGCGACACGGCCACGAACGCCTCGCTGCGGGTGAACTTCCCGATGGTCCCGTTCCAGGACGAGGCCGGGCCCGTCAACTATCGGATCACCTACCTGGCGGATGACTACTCGCTGGCGATCGTCGGCGACCCCACCCGCTCGTCGGGCTTCGTCCTCAGCCGCGAGCCCGCCCTCGACGCCGGGCAGTGGGCGACCGTGCGCGACGTCGTCGAGGACCGTGGCTGGTGGTCCTGCGCGTTCCTCACCGTCCCGATGGCCGGCGGGCGGGGCGACGCCGCCCCGCTGTGCCTCCTGCCCTGA
- a CDS encoding alpha/beta fold hydrolase produces the protein MPTFRRGHTTIAYTDTGAPAGREDAPVVLFAHGLLFSGWMFHPQVARLRDRYRCVTIDFRGQGNSPRALGGYDMDTLTVDVAELLRHLQIPVVNFVGLSMGGFVGIRLAARNPETVHTLTLMDTAATAEEPANRRKYRTLSAVYRVAGIRTVRSRVAPIMLADGNLDAPWVDEWMAMLERTDRAGLVKAIESVADRDPCEDEAIRIIAPTLVVVGAEDAATPPEKSRRLVELIADSRYCEIPGAGHSPTLERPDEVTGILEAFLSEYDM, from the coding sequence ATGCCCACGTTCCGACGCGGCCACACGACGATCGCCTACACCGACACCGGCGCGCCCGCCGGTCGTGAGGACGCCCCCGTGGTGCTGTTCGCCCACGGCCTGCTGTTCTCGGGCTGGATGTTCCACCCCCAGGTCGCCCGCCTGCGGGACCGCTACCGCTGCGTGACGATCGACTTCCGCGGGCAGGGCAACTCGCCGCGCGCCCTCGGCGGGTACGACATGGACACCCTCACGGTGGACGTCGCCGAGCTGCTGCGGCACCTGCAGATCCCGGTGGTCAACTTCGTGGGGCTGTCCATGGGCGGGTTCGTGGGCATCCGGCTGGCCGCCCGCAATCCCGAGACCGTGCACACCCTCACCCTCATGGACACCGCCGCCACCGCCGAGGAACCGGCCAACCGTCGCAAGTACCGGACCCTGTCGGCGGTGTACCGCGTCGCCGGCATCCGGACCGTCCGGTCGCGGGTCGCGCCGATCATGCTCGCCGACGGCAACCTCGACGCGCCCTGGGTCGACGAGTGGATGGCGATGCTCGAGCGCACCGACCGGGCCGGGCTCGTCAAGGCGATCGAGTCGGTCGCCGACCGCGACCCGTGCGAGGACGAGGCCATCCGGATCATCGCGCCCACGCTGGTTGTCGTGGGCGCCGAGGACGCGGCCACGCCGCCGGAGAAGTCCCGCCGACTGGTCGAGCTGATCGCGGACTCGCGCTACTGCGAGATACCCGGGGCCGGGCACTCGCCGACCCTGGAACGCCCCGACGAGGTCACCGGCATCCTCGAGGCGTTCCTCTCCGAATACGACATGTGA
- a CDS encoding TetR/AcrR family transcriptional regulator, with translation MTRDSGRGGVRTPEAEPDAEDVRLIETASAVFAERGIKGTSTDDIARAAGVTRVTLYRRLGPRDDILRAIYAHEAQRLMMTVNARYTPFESLEWDPVRHVEDLLVGTVFDIRQNELLRRMIESDKVEAMAMLAGQSDSVLETIIEMLAQFVRSTWNADVHTRHMEPDEAEQLSLEVASVVGRFLHSLVVMPDGPPVVDSEEQIRALARRVLVPMILQR, from the coding sequence GTGACTCGTGACAGTGGCCGCGGTGGTGTCCGGACGCCGGAGGCGGAACCGGACGCCGAGGACGTCCGTCTGATCGAGACGGCGTCCGCGGTGTTCGCCGAACGCGGGATCAAAGGGACCAGCACCGACGACATCGCTCGGGCCGCCGGCGTCACGCGGGTGACGCTCTACCGTCGGCTGGGGCCTCGCGACGACATCCTGCGGGCGATCTACGCGCACGAGGCGCAGCGGCTCATGATGACCGTCAACGCGCGGTACACGCCGTTCGAATCGCTGGAATGGGACCCGGTCCGGCACGTCGAGGACCTGCTCGTGGGCACCGTCTTCGACATCCGCCAGAACGAATTGCTGCGTCGGATGATCGAGAGCGACAAGGTCGAGGCCATGGCTATGCTCGCCGGTCAGTCGGATTCGGTGCTCGAGACGATCATCGAGATGCTCGCGCAGTTCGTGCGCAGCACGTGGAACGCCGACGTCCACACCCGCCACATGGAGCCTGACGAGGCCGAGCAGCTCTCGCTCGAGGTCGCCTCCGTGGTGGGTCGCTTCCTGCACTCGCTCGTGGTGATGCCGGACGGCCCGCCCGTGGTGGACTCCGAGGAGCAGATCCGGGCGCTGGCACGCCGCGTGCTCGTGCCCATGATCCTGCAGCGCTGA
- a CDS encoding MMPL family transporter has translation MRAERSAVEKSGSAGGWVGAVTGRISAWVMLVAVLLVSGAVFAFASSESSSEAPQTLPDDSEAALVSELQREFPDSGSVPAVLVVTREDGAELGPEGVAAAVGAGERMSEVVGTPPQGPIPSEDGAAALMLVPVDSSLISGGEGRELVEEMRGAVAAGLDDGLSAQLTGGPAFAADTAAAFEGADFRLLAATALVVAVLLIITYRSPVLWLVPLLIIGVADRVAALLVSLVGEAAGVTVDASTSGIVSVLVFGAGTNYALLLVSRYREELRRTQDRRTALRDAYRGAVPAILASNITVVLALLTLLLATLPNYRSLGLSAAVGLLVALVYALVALPAALAVCGRGLFWPFVPRPDAGPGKHALERDGDGSVTGAIAEKLPGSSGPSRPATPEGFDEEVPPGIWGRIAARVVKRPVTVLVSCVLLLAVLALGLIGTRVGLSQTEQFRTASESAAGLETAAEHFPAGVTDPVTVLTRTGTEAGVAEAAQGVEGVVSARPAGESGTGWSRVTVVLDAAPATDRSEDSVVALREAVDTVPGSEALVGGSVAEAVDTSEGNLRDLSLIAPLILLVVFVVLILVLRSLIAPLLVLTATALSSVAALGLGTFVTTQVLGFPGLDVAVPLYSFLFLVALGVDYSIFLTIRAREEAGTHATREAMVRAVALTGGVITSAGIVLASVFVVLGVLPLIVLTQVGVIVALGVLLDTFIVRTVVVPALFTLVGDKVWWPGDPRRGHRRAAGVDRTADGTGTTGDDSGGPDSDTPRRTEEIRA, from the coding sequence ATGAGAGCGGAGCGCTCTGCCGTGGAGAAGTCAGGGTCGGCGGGAGGGTGGGTCGGCGCCGTCACCGGCAGAATCTCCGCCTGGGTGATGCTGGTGGCGGTCCTGCTGGTGAGCGGCGCGGTGTTCGCGTTCGCCTCCTCGGAGAGCTCGTCCGAGGCGCCGCAGACCCTGCCCGACGACTCCGAGGCGGCGCTCGTCTCCGAACTCCAGCGGGAGTTCCCCGACTCCGGCTCGGTGCCCGCGGTCCTCGTGGTGACCCGCGAGGACGGCGCCGAGCTCGGCCCCGAGGGCGTCGCCGCCGCGGTCGGCGCCGGTGAGCGCATGTCCGAGGTCGTGGGGACCCCGCCCCAGGGGCCGATCCCGTCCGAGGACGGCGCCGCCGCCCTGATGCTCGTCCCGGTCGACTCGTCGCTCATCTCCGGCGGCGAGGGACGCGAGCTCGTCGAGGAGATGCGGGGCGCCGTCGCCGCGGGGCTCGACGACGGGCTGAGCGCGCAGCTCACCGGCGGACCCGCGTTCGCCGCGGACACGGCCGCCGCGTTCGAGGGTGCCGACTTCCGGCTCCTGGCCGCCACGGCACTGGTCGTCGCGGTGCTACTCATCATCACCTACCGCTCGCCGGTCCTGTGGCTGGTGCCGCTGCTCATCATCGGCGTCGCCGACCGGGTCGCGGCCCTGCTCGTCTCGCTCGTCGGCGAGGCCGCGGGCGTCACCGTCGACGCCTCGACCTCCGGCATCGTCTCCGTCCTCGTCTTCGGCGCCGGCACCAACTACGCCCTGCTGCTGGTCTCCCGCTACCGCGAGGAACTGCGTAGGACACAGGACCGCCGCACCGCGCTCCGCGACGCCTACCGCGGCGCGGTGCCGGCCATCCTCGCCAGCAACATCACGGTCGTCCTCGCCCTGCTCACCCTGCTGCTGGCGACCCTGCCCAACTACCGCTCGCTCGGCCTGTCCGCGGCGGTCGGCCTCCTCGTCGCGCTGGTCTACGCCCTCGTTGCGTTGCCCGCCGCGCTCGCCGTGTGCGGCCGCGGCCTGTTCTGGCCGTTCGTCCCGCGCCCGGACGCCGGGCCCGGCAAGCACGCCCTCGAGCGCGACGGCGACGGCTCCGTCACCGGCGCGATCGCCGAGAAGCTCCCCGGATCCTCCGGCCCGTCCCGCCCGGCGACCCCCGAGGGCTTCGACGAGGAGGTTCCCCCCGGGATCTGGGGCCGCATCGCCGCGCGCGTCGTCAAGCGCCCGGTGACGGTCCTGGTGTCCTGCGTCCTGCTCCTGGCGGTCCTCGCGCTGGGCCTGATCGGCACGCGCGTCGGCCTGAGCCAGACCGAGCAGTTCCGCACCGCGTCCGAGTCCGCCGCCGGTCTGGAGACCGCGGCCGAGCACTTCCCGGCCGGCGTCACCGACCCGGTCACCGTCCTGACCCGCACCGGGACCGAGGCCGGGGTCGCGGAGGCCGCCCAGGGCGTCGAGGGCGTCGTCTCCGCCCGGCCCGCCGGGGAATCCGGAACCGGCTGGAGCCGCGTCACCGTCGTGCTCGACGCCGCCCCCGCCACCGACCGGTCCGAGGACAGCGTGGTCGCGCTGCGCGAGGCGGTCGACACCGTGCCCGGCTCCGAGGCACTCGTCGGCGGGTCCGTCGCCGAGGCCGTCGACACCTCCGAGGGCAACCTTCGCGACCTGAGCCTCATCGCGCCGCTCATCCTGCTCGTGGTGTTCGTCGTCCTCATCCTGGTGCTCAGGTCGCTCATCGCGCCGCTGCTCGTCCTCACCGCCACGGCGTTGTCGTCCGTCGCCGCGCTCGGGCTCGGCACCTTCGTCACCACCCAGGTCCTGGGCTTCCCCGGCCTGGACGTCGCGGTGCCGCTGTACAGCTTCCTGTTCCTCGTGGCTCTCGGTGTGGACTACTCGATCTTCCTCACCATCCGGGCCCGCGAGGAGGCCGGCACCCACGCCACCCGCGAGGCGATGGTCCGCGCCGTCGCCCTCACCGGCGGGGTCATCACCTCGGCCGGCATCGTGCTCGCCTCGGTGTTCGTGGTGCTCGGCGTCCTGCCGCTCATCGTGCTCACACAGGTCGGCGTCATCGTCGCCCTCGGCGTGCTGCTCGACACCTTCATCGTGCGCACCGTGGTCGTCCCGGCCCTGTTCACCCTCGTCGGGGACAAGGTCTGGTGGCCGGGCGACCCGCGTCGCGGGCACCGCCGCGCCGCCGGCGTGGACCGCACCGCCGACGGCACCGGAACCACCGGCGACGACTCGGGCGGCCCCGACTCCGACACCCCCCGCCGCACAGAGGAGATCCGCGCATGA
- a CDS encoding TIGR01777 family oxidoreductase, translated as MSINLTCTIPATPGQAWRYFASPGAFRRLSPPFMPLRPVQEAASLRDGLAVLEPRTALPGPLGRRFGPRWHARHDPAGYVEGERFVDRCVSQPYAAATGWVHTHTVTAAPDGAALLGDRVEARVPGGALAPVFAYRYRQMAADLAAIDRNRSAPLTVAVTGASGLVGTALTALLGVAGHRVIRLVRGPVGDGEGDGARDDRGGGPERSWDPDAPAPDLLDGVDVLVHLAGAPIAGRFTDRHVARVRDSRVGPTRRLAELVAARDGATAMVCASAIGYYGPDRGDERLTEGSAPGTGPVADIVVDWERDCDPAREAGARVVSVRTGIALSGTGGMLPPLAALTRAGLGGRIGSGRQWMSWISLDDLTDIYLRAIVDPTMSGAVNGTAPEPVTNAEFTRVLGSVLRRPTFVPVPGWAPAVLLGSRGADELALADQRILPRRLTDAGHHFRHRTLRAAFEHELGAEEVPAAL; from the coding sequence ATGAGCATCAACCTCACCTGCACGATCCCGGCCACCCCCGGCCAGGCGTGGCGCTACTTCGCCTCCCCGGGCGCGTTCCGGCGGCTCTCGCCGCCGTTCATGCCGTTGCGGCCGGTTCAGGAGGCGGCATCCCTGCGGGACGGCCTCGCGGTCCTCGAGCCGCGCACGGCCCTGCCCGGCCCGCTGGGCAGGCGCTTCGGCCCCCGGTGGCACGCCCGGCACGATCCCGCCGGCTACGTCGAGGGGGAGCGCTTCGTCGACCGCTGCGTGTCCCAGCCCTACGCCGCCGCGACCGGCTGGGTCCACACGCACACCGTCACCGCCGCCCCCGACGGCGCCGCGCTCCTCGGCGACCGGGTCGAGGCCCGCGTCCCCGGCGGAGCGCTCGCCCCCGTGTTCGCCTACCGGTACCGGCAGATGGCCGCCGACCTGGCCGCGATCGACCGTAACCGCAGCGCGCCGCTGACCGTCGCGGTGACCGGTGCCTCCGGGCTGGTGGGCACCGCCCTGACCGCGCTGCTCGGCGTGGCCGGCCACCGGGTCATCCGACTGGTGCGCGGACCAGTCGGCGACGGCGAGGGCGACGGCGCGCGGGACGACCGCGGCGGCGGGCCGGAGCGGAGCTGGGATCCGGACGCCCCCGCCCCGGATCTGCTCGACGGCGTGGACGTGCTGGTCCACCTGGCGGGCGCACCCATCGCGGGCCGGTTCACCGATCGTCACGTCGCACGGGTCCGCGACAGCCGCGTCGGCCCCACGCGTCGGCTCGCCGAGCTCGTCGCCGCCCGCGACGGGGCCACCGCCATGGTCTGCGCCTCGGCCATCGGCTACTACGGCCCTGACCGAGGCGACGAGCGGCTGACCGAGGGCTCCGCGCCGGGCACCGGGCCGGTCGCCGACATCGTGGTCGACTGGGAGCGCGACTGCGACCCCGCCCGCGAGGCCGGCGCCCGGGTCGTCTCCGTCCGCACCGGCATCGCCCTGTCCGGGACCGGCGGGATGCTGCCGCCGCTCGCGGCCCTGACGCGCGCGGGCCTGGGCGGCCGTATCGGCTCCGGCCGGCAGTGGATGTCCTGGATCTCGTTGGACGACCTCACCGACATCTACCTGCGGGCGATCGTCGATCCCACGATGTCGGGGGCGGTCAACGGCACGGCCCCCGAGCCGGTGACGAACGCCGAGTTCACCCGCGTCCTGGGCTCGGTCCTGCGTCGCCCCACCTTCGTCCCCGTGCCGGGATGGGCGCCGGCGGTCCTGCTCGGCAGTCGCGGGGCCGATGAACTGGCCCTGGCCGATCAGCGGATCCTGCCACGGAGGCTCACCGACGCCGGGCACCACTTCCGGCATCGCACACTGCGCGCGGCGTTCGAGCACGAACTCGGCGCGGAGGAGGTCCCGGCCGCGCTGTAG